Within the Zea mays cultivar B73 chromosome 10, Zm-B73-REFERENCE-NAM-5.0, whole genome shotgun sequence genome, the region tgagccggttgtacatggcttgtggctcctccccttggttgagcatgaatcgaccgagctccccctcgatcgtttcccgcttggtgatcttggtcacctcatctccttcgtgcgcagtcttgagcacgtcccaaatctctttggcactcttcaacccttgcaccttattatactcctctcgacttagagaggcgaggagtatagtggtggcttgggagttgaagtgccggatttggtcgacctcctccgaatcatagtccttgtccccttccttcggtacctgcgctccatactcaacaatatcccatatgcttttgtggagtgaggttaggtgatgcctcattttatcactccacatagaataatcttcaccgtaaaaaaccggtggtttgcctaatgggacggaaagtaatggagtgcgtttggaaatgcaaggatagcggaggggcatcttactatacttcttgcgctcatggcgcttagaagtggcggatgccgattcggagccggaggtggaaggcgacgaagagtcggtctcgtagtagaccactttcttcatcttcttcttcttgtcacctttccgttgtgtcttgatggaggaagaggattcctccttgtgcttgtgggcagactccctcgaatgggttctccccgagcttgcagacttgtcatcgccggtcccgatctccctcttggcggatgctcccgacattacttcgagtggttagactctaatgaagtaccgagctctgataccaattgaaagtcgcctagaggggggtgaataggcaaatctgaaatttataaactttaagcacaatcaacaagccgggttagcgttagaaatacaagcgagtccgaaagagagggcaaacaaatcacaagcaaatgaagagtgtgacacggtgatttgttttaccgaggttcggttcttgcaaacctactccccgttgaggtggtcacaaagaccggatctctttcaaccctttccctctctcaaacggtcacctagaccgagtgagcttttctccttaatcaacgggtcacttagaccccttacaaggaccaccataacttggtgtctcttgcttgattacaagttgcttgagaacaagaatggaggaagaagaaaagcgatccaagcgacaagaactcaaatgaacacaaatatctctctctcactagtcactaattgtttggagtgatcttggacttgggagaggatttgatcttttgtttgtgtcttggaatgaagtctagagctcttgtattgaatgcaatggctgaaaacttggatgccttgaagtgtggtggttggggggtatttatagccccactcaccaaaatggccgttggggaggctgtctgtcgatgggcgcaccggacagtccggtgcgccagccacgttacccaaccgttagggttcgaccgttggagctctgacagctgggaccaccggacagtccggtggtgcaccggacagtcactgttcactgtccagtgcgccttctagcgctgctctgactctacgtgcgctgtccgcgcactgttcacgttcactgttcacttttgcagatgaTCGTTGGCATAGTAGCTGTTGCTCTgcatggcacaccgaacagtctggtgctacaccggacagtccggtgaattatagcggagtggctctccaaaaacccgaagctgagcagtttagAGTTGTCTCCCTGgtacatcggacactgtccggtgcgccagaccagggcagccttcggttgtttttgctcctttctttttgaaccctatcttggactttttattggtttgtgttgaacctttagcacctgtagaacttataatctagagcaaactagttagtccaattatttgtgttggttaattcaaccactaaaattatttaggaaaaggtttgaccctatttccctttcaagggtcttcaacaaatcatcagggttagttgaagtctctagcgacgttgtatttgatgagactgatagctctccaaaagagcaagttgatcttgatgatatagatgaagatgaagttccaaggctgtaatgcgcacgatggcgataggtgatgtgcgaccacaggaactacaggatcaagatcagccttcttcctcgacgctggtgcatcccccaactcaagatgatggataggtacctcaagaagaggagcgtgatcaagggggagcacgagAAGAACAAgttgtggaggaagaagcaccacgggtccctccaactcaagttcgagcgacgatccaaagaaatcaccccgtcgatcagattctaggtgatatcagcaagggagtaacgactcgctcacgtttagctaatttttgtgagcattactcgtttgtctcttctattgagccattcagggtagaagaggccttgcaggatccagattgggtgttggccatgcaggaagagctcaacaacttcaagagaaatgaagtctggagcctggtgccacgttcaaagcaaaacattgtgggaaccaagtgggtgttccgcaacaagcaagacgagcacggggtggtgacaagaaacaaggctcaacttgtggcaaaaggttatgcccaagtcgcaggtttggatttcgaggagtcttttgctcctgtggctaggctagagtctattcaaatattattagcctatgctactcatcactcttttaggctatttcaaatggatgtaaagagcgctttgctcaacgggccaatcaaggaggaggtatacgtggagcaaccccctggctttgaggatgacaggtatcccgaccatgtgtataagctctctaaggcgctctatggacttaaacaagccccaagagcatggtatgaatgccttagagacttccttatttgtaatgctttcaaggttgggaaagccaatcctactctttttacaaagacttgcaatggtgatctctttgtgtgccaaatttatgtcgatgacataatatttggttctactaatcaaaagtcttgtgaggagtttaacagggtgatgatgcaaaagttcgagatgtcgatgatgggcgagttgacctacttccttgggttccaagtgaagcaactccaagacgacatcttcatctcccaaacgaagtacacacaagatcttctcaagcggtttgggatgaaggacgccaagcccgcaaagacaccgatgggaactgatggACATGTTGacttcaacaaaggaggtaagtcagttgatcaaaaggcatactggtctatgataggttcattgctttatttatgtgctagtagaccagacattatgctaagtgtatgcatgtgtgttagatatcaatccgaccccaaggaatgtcaccttgtggccgttaagcgaattctaaggtatttagttgctatgccttgcttcggaatctggtatccaaagggtctacctttgacttgattggatactcagactccgattatgccgggtgcaaggttgataggaagagtacatcaggtacgtgccaatttctaggaaggtccctggtgtcctagagttccaagaaacaaacgtctgttgccctatccaccgctgaggccgagtacgttgtcgcaggatagtgttgcgcgcaactactttggatgaggcaaacccttagggactttggctacaatttgaacaaagtcccactcctatgtgataatgagagtgcaatccgcttggcggataatcctgttgaacacagccacactaagcacatagacatccggcatcacttcctaagagaccaacagcaaaaaggagatatcgaggtgtaccatattagcactgagaaccagctagccgatatcttcactaagtctttagatgagaaaaggttttgcaggttgcgtagtgagctaaatgtcttagattcacgtaacttggattgatctatagcatacttgtgttctatgcccttgatcatgttaccTTATGCATTTCAATCAATTattgtttatggtgctcaagttgtacaagtggtccccggacctcacaagtccatatgcggatgatgcacatattaagggggagatgtgctacaacttgaccctttgagactaacctgtttgtttgagtatacttgatatagtcccaaaggtgcattgaaagggaaaagtgaacttggacgatgcaaagtcttccactgcactctggtattagtgtacttacttccaagttcatacttgcaatttcattgcctttttgctcttaattgacatttttggtgaggcaatggggttaagggggccaaaaatgatctcgttttggtgcttaatgccaaagggggagaaattaaggccaaagcaaatggatcagctaccacttgtgaatttcaaaaatgatagagttagaatttttgatttgtccaaaatgcccttattgcaaaatttggtctcttgtggggaagaattttgattatggaaaaaagggggagtttttggcacttgatcaattttactcttggaataactctatatgtgcccaaacaagtgtgtttgacttagagataggaaaaagaatttgatttgcaaaaacaaaccaagtggtggcaaagagtgatccaaatatgccaaatcataagcaaaaacaatttggtcttcaatttgaatcgatattgcacttcttttgttgttttttgatgtgttggcataaatcaccaaaaagggggagattgaaagggaaatgtgcccttgggcaatttctataagtattttggtgattagatgcccaacacattatttgagtactaatgtgctaaatgtgtgaaaggtgcaaatcaaagtaaaaggtatctttctagacttagtacattgtttttgtgaactaacattgtttgtctaagtgctagaaacagtgtcgAAAAGAGAGGAAAcagattgcaaaagacttggctgtgagcAGCCAAACTCTagttcggcctggcacaccggactgtccggtgcgccaggctgctcctcgatgaactcgccgctcttgggattcgacggcggcgtacggctaaaaatcaccggactgtctagtggtgcaccgtactgtccggtgagtcaacggtcgccagcgccaacggtcggccgcacaatctacgggcgacgcgtggctgctccaacggtcagttgggtgcaccgaactatccggtgtgcaccggacagtgtccggtgtgccatctggccCGAAGGAGCAATGGTCGGCtctgcccgatttggaaggaaatcgtgcaccggacaagctacagtggttgtccagtggcgcaccggactgtccggtgcgccactcgacagacggcaaggatagccttccttgttggcctccaacggctcctagctgccttgggactataaaagggacccctaggcgtatggaggaggcaactaagcattcactaagcactcTATGACTCCCACACTCTGCCATCGcgtatttgatcgattgtgttagtgatttgagctccgttcgagttgtgaactctttgtgctacatttcgagctcaagtcttggcttgtgtgcgtgtgtgtgctgtgtatttgtgtcttgtgtgtgttgctctcccaaccttactctgtgctttctttgtgatctctattgtaagggcgagagactccaagttatggagattcctcgcaaacgggaaaataccctaaaggaaaagactgtggtattcaagttgatcatcggatcacttgaaaggggttgagtgcaaacctcgtccattgggacaccacaatgtggaagtagacAACTgttacttagccgaaccacgagataaaatcgcgtgtctcttgtgattgttttctctgtgattattttgtccacaagaactcgcctcaaaactACTTAATCGCACTAACAtctctataactaagttttgtggctatttagtgtttaattttacaggatcacctattcaccccccccccctctaggtgctctcagtaagtGCGTGTTAATAGTGTCCAGGACGGAGCGAGGGACGACGACTACTCCTTCTAAAGTCGGTAGATGTAAAAGAGGAGAAGCAACAAACAAACAAGAGGAATGTTGAACGCGTCGCCCAGTGGCTGTTGTCGAAGAGGTAGTCGCCTCGAGGAGCACGACATGGGACTAGGTGAGGCAACAAATGGCGAAGACACACGCGGCGCACGAGTCTGCTTGTATAGGCGGTAAAGACATGCATGTGGCGTTGAAAAGGACAGAAAAAGAGGAATAAAACAGTCGCCGAAAAAGACATGACACTAAGGGCAAATGAGGAACCCTAGTTCAAGAGTAAGGATCCACCCATCATATTACGAGCGACATCAACTTTAGGGCATGTATAACACCATTTAATATGGGGTTTCTAGAGAGGTCTCTAGAAGCTAATTAAAAAAATACAAGAGACGACGTTCGGCTACGCTACAGCTAGCAGCAGCAACTGATGTGGAGCAGTAGACTAACTCACCAAAGCAACAACCTACAGCGATAGCCAAGAAAAAAGGCATTCAAtcaacttcaaactcttcacgaaGAGTCTGTATCTACACGACTCCCCATacatagggcctgtttgttttggCTTCTGGCagtttctggccaccaaaagctgctgcggactgccaaacgctcagctttttagCCAACTtttataaaattcgttggggcaaaaatcatccaaaatcaacataaacacataatcggttgagtcgttgtaatagtagaaatccgtcactttctagatcctgagccctatgaacaactttatctttctccacacgtaatcgtaatgatactcagattctccccacagtcaGATTCTTCCCAcaaccagattttcagaaaagctagtcagaaaaaagctgaatcaAACAGGTATAATGTCTCTTAATAACATTTATGGTCTAGAGATTCAAGGTTGCGTCATACAATCTTttaactgtcttttgtacttaaAAAATTGAACCATCATCACAAAGTTGTACATGTCCTTAGGGAGTCTTAAGATACTCCAAAATGATGTGGTGCATCATGGGTCCATTCCTCAAATTTTGTAGGATGACTTCATTTCTCATTTTAGTATTAATAACTAATTATGAGAAATGAAGTGGTGATAAATCAACTCATTTCATTCCACAAACTAAAAAGCGAGGactgagaagatgatggactagctcattcctcaaaccaaactccCTATCAGTGTGTGTCTCGGTCTCATATTTGGTAAGAGTCCAATAATGATATAAAAATGTGAAAAACGGGATGTTGGCAGTCTCATTTTTGTAATAACCTTTACCTACTGGCCATAGCCTTGGGCTTCTCCAGCCTCTCTCAGTTGCGAGCAGGTAGGACAGGGATGTCTCCTAGCGTcctctctcgtccctccaattttgagggacaACTAGGGACAACACTGGAATAGTCTTGTTCCAACCCCTGACTCtgaaccaaacaaccttatttAATGGATCGTTCTATCCCATCCCGTTCTGTCATTACAACCAAACGCACCTAAGACACTCCAAaatgaggtggtgcatcatgagtccattcctcaaatttggtgggatgacttcATTCCTCGTATTAGTATTGATAATTAATTATGAGAAATGAGGTGATGATgaatcaactcattccattccacaaacaaAAAAAGCAATAACTTAGGCCTCGTTTGgtttgagggactaaagattagtccctccattttagtccCATTTTTACTAAATTGCCAAACAGTAGGACTAAAACAAGGACTAAATTGCTTTAGCCTCTAGTCCCTCAAGATGtggctaaaagggactaaaccatattaattccacGTTTGCCCatcatttagttcaattgtactaatagcaggagaatgttaaaggccattttagtcttcttatgagtcatttagtatattcttactaattttagtccctagaaccaaacatgctagggactaaactttaggccatgtttggtttcaattagtcctagaactaaactttagtcctaggactaaactttagtccctacatGTTTGGTTTTAGGGACTAAACAGATTCTAAAGTCATTAAATACATTGTCCAAAGACTCAAATGCCCTTAGAATATACTCATAATATTAGTTATCCATACAAAAAGGTAAGGGCAACATGATAATTATGGccttttagtcccttttagcacctatgtgaaggactaaagactaaatcattttagtctatattttagtcctagtgtttggcaaaaaagggactgaatgagactaaaaactagagactaatatTTAGTCcatctaaccaaacaccccctaaactttagtccttagactaaagaaaccaaacatgaccttagaagatgatggactaaggccatgtttggtttctttagtctagggactaaagtttagttagggagactaaagtttagttcctaACATGTTTGATTCTAGgggctaaaaatagtaagaatatactaaatgactcataagaagactaaaatgatctttaacattctcctgctattagtacaattgaactaaatgagGGATAAATATGAAATTAATAtgatttagtcccttttagcacatatgtgaaggactaaagactaaatcattttagtccatattttagtcctagtgtttggcaaaaaaagaactaaatgagactaaaaactagagattAATCTTTAGTCCATGTAACCAACCACCCCtaactcattcctcaaaccaaactctCTATTAGCGAGTCCAATAATGACAAACAAATGTGAAAAACACGATGTTGGCAGTCTCATTTTTGTAATAACCTTTACCTACTGGCCATAACCTTGGCCTTCTCCAGCCTCTCTCAGTTGCGAACAACCTGATGGCGAAGAAGAaaggctcggccgccgccgccgccgccatggcGGATGAGACGGACGTCTCGAGTCCTCAGGGCTCCGCCCCCGGCAGCGAGGGAGGTGGGGAGAAGGAGGGCGCCTTTCTTCTTGGGGAGCCAACCTGGGAGGACGCTGGCGGCGGGCGGTGGCGGTGCGCGGAGACGGGGCACGAGCTGCCGGAGCGGGAGAAGGAGGCCTACGCGCGGTCCCGCGCTTGCCGCCTCGCGCTCATTGACCACGCCGTCGCGCAGAAGAAGCCGCCGCTCAACGCCTTCAAGCCCCACCCCGAGCACAAGTACGTACTGACTACTGATCCCCTCTGCTCCTTCTGCTGCTATTCTGTTCTGTATTGGTGCCTATGCCTACCAGTAGCTCATGCGAATTTGTTCGCGAGCACTTACCCTGATGCGAGCCTGAGGGTTCAATTGGATATCCGTTAGTGCTAGTGCAAAACTGGCTATGCATTAGTGCTAGTGCGCTGCAGTTCAAATGATTttagagttctggatcaaaacgcATTTCGGCATGATGCTGTGGTGACTGGTGACGCCACATCTTATTCCGAGATAAACTAGTGACAAAATGTTGATGTCCATCCTTTTGATGAATCATAAGTTTACTACTATTGCGCTTTGGGTGGTTTATATATTACCGTCTACCGAGCTACGTTTTTTTTTGTACAAGATCGAAGCTGgtatgcaagattacaggggataCAATTAACAAGTTGGAGGATCACATATGGAAGCACATCAACGGGAAGAGATTTCTTAACAAGCTAGGTAAACGTTATCTGTTAATGCCAGACGAATTGCTTGAGAACAATTCATTATTATCAAACGCAGATTCCAGTAGAACTTGCCTGGAATTATGCTACCAATACAACCAGCTGCATAAAACCTGCACTAGAATGTTTGTACACATGTAACCATTTAATGTGCCCATCCCCGTGTAACAGAAAGGGTAGAAGACCGGATGGCTTCTGGTGAGATGCCTGATGGAGAACCTGTGAAGTCAAATGAAGTGGCAAAGAAGAGCAAGTCAAGCAAGAAGGACAAGAAGAAAGCTAATGTTGCCAGCACTTCTTTGCCAAGAGAACCTAAACCAGAGATGGCTGATTCAGATGATCCAGATTTCTGGGTGCCTCCTGTTGGAAGTCGCTGGGATGACGATGACGGGAAAGACAGATGGGAGTCATTACCAGGAAAGCCCAACTTAGCAAAGAACGAAGGTGGTTCTGGTATGTGTGAATTTGTCAGACTAAACTACATAGGCAATACCTGAAGCTAGTAATGATCAATAGTTTATATCATATTCACATTTGCTAGAAATGTTTGTTGCATAGGTAACTTTTGCTCAATATTTTAGTTGTTAGACTTCTTGTTTTATGAAACTCTGGGACTGGGAATGTATTGGTAACGTGAAGGGTTCCTTGGATCCTTGAATCCAGCTTGAGAAATAACCATCCCCAACATGTCCAAGAAAAACTCATGGAAATATTCCATGTCCAAAAAAGGTTGTTTGTGCACTATATGTACACATTAAACAACGCTTAGAAGATCATCTTTGATGTTAGTTATGCATAAGAAATTTTGTTTTACGATTGCACTTTTGGTACAGTTGGGCCATATGTATTGGATGTCCCCTAGCACACTGAAGTTTACAGTCCATGTTTTATCCAACTTCACAGATGTGGGGTTCATTTGTAATTAGATTGCACTCCCTCTGTTCCACATTATAAGTCGCTTTGACTTTTTTGGTACATCAATTTCGCTATGTATCTAGATGTAACATATGTCtagatacatagcaaaatctctaTATAAAAAAAGTTAAAGCGACTTATAATTGAGAACAGAGAGTGTACCTATCTAATGCTGTTCAGCAGTTCACTCCTTGCTTCTGGAATTTGTGATAGTGTCTCTTTTTCAATCATGGCGTGATCAGCTGTTAAACGATGAATTTTCCCTTGTATCGCAGATGATGATGGTGGTGATGACAATGATACGGCTGACAAGGATGATGCTGAATCAATGGAACTTGCTTCAAGGTATCTTCATACCTTTCGCTCGATTAAATGAATAATGCCTGCTGTCTCATATATAAGCAAGGTTTTCAACTACTGTAGCAGGACAAAGCGAATGTCAATAGAAGCAGCTGGGCCAAGGAAGAAAAAACCCAAGAAGGAGCAGTAAGACATTCGCAATTTGTCAAGACTCAAATGAAGAATTTGGTCTCGTTGGGAAGAAGAAGCGTTATCTATTTGATTATTGGGTCGTGTTTCCTCAGATTTGGGTAATCAATGACTGGATTTGTGTTAGCATGCTTATGGTTAACGCCTGTCAACTGTGATACATCTACATTTGCACGTACCTTGCatttttttttttggaaaacttTGAGGGCCAACTATCAGTTGTCTTTTGCTAGGGTTTAGGACGTGCTATGATTGGACAACATAGACGGAGCTAGAGCTCCAAATTCCAAGATAACTCATTCGAAATATTAATAAGACTGTCCTGATATATTAGGTAGGAATATTTTAGATTGCCGATTTTTATGTACTTCTGTTCCAAAACATCGGTTGCACTCGCTACAGCTGGAGCAGTATCTGCAGACAGAAAACTGCTTTCTACTGTAGCTAAAACCTGATGAAGCCGCAGCTGaattaaaaaaaaacagaaataaAGAGACTGGACCTTAGCAAAAAATACAGGAAACTGGTATCACCAGTAATCATTGCAGGAGCAAGTACCATCCTTAAAATGATGAAATATATTCCGGTCTCGAACAACAATCTCCCTATCGTACACCTTCGAAATCAACTTTGTGGCCGAGTGGCAGTCTGCGCAGACCCTTAGATTCTTCGACAAGCGAATTGTTGCACCAGGGTCCAGCTTCATGAGGCCAAACGCAATGGCCAGCTTCTCGCTGTGATGGGAAACGGATACTTCCTTCTCACGCTCTTCAACCTCTAGCCTCACATCAGCTGTGTTTGGGACATACCCAGCCACCTTGATCCTGCCAATCATCTCCTCGACTTTCTGGTATATCTCCCTCAACTCGGGGTGGTCGCTGTCTTCGGCAAAGAACTCGAAGACAACCCCGTCCAGCTCAATGAGGCTGCAGCCTGGAGTTTTCTCGATCCCTCTATCCTTCATTTCCTTTCGAACCATCGCTGCGTCCTTCCACTGTCCCGCCGATGCATATATGTTTGACAGGAGCACGTAATCACCACTGTGACTGGGGTTCAAGGAGATGATCTGCTTCAGTGCTTCTTCCCCGATCCCAACATTTCTGTGAACTGCGCAGGAAGACAGTAGCGCCCTCCAGATAACAGCGTTTGGCTCGATGGGCATGGTCCTGATAAACTGGTACGCCTCATCTACCAAACCGGCCCGCCCCAACAGATCCACCATACATCCATAgtgctcaacccttggcttaatgCCATAGTCCCGAGCCATGCTATCAAAATGCCGGCGGCCCTCTTCAACCAGGCAGCTGTGGCTGCAAGCCATGAGGACACCAATGAATGTCACGTCTGTGGGCTCGATCCCGGCCTCGCGCATTGACGAGAAGAGTTCCAACGCTTCCCTGCCCCTCCCATTGGTTGCCATGCCCTTTATCAAGGCTGTCCACGTCCACGAGTTCTTCACAGGCATTGACTCAAACGCTTCAACCGCATCGTCAATGCATCCACACTTCGCGTAGAAGTCCACCAGTGCAGTGCCGAGAATAGTTGTCAGAGATAGGCGCTTCCTTCTTACGTAGGAATGCACCCACTTCCCTGTCTCAAGTGCACCCAGGACAGCACAGGCAGAGAGCACGCTTACCATGGTCACATCGTTCGGCTCAACTCTTGCAAGCTGCATCTCACTGAAAAGACCGAGCGCCTCTCGGCATTGATCTGCCTGCGTGTAGCCTGAGATCATTGCGCTCCAAGCAACCACATCCCTGGACTGCATCCCATCGAACAGCCTCCGTGCCTTACCAATCTCTCCGCACTTGGCATACATGTCCATCAGTGCGGTCACCAATTTCGGGTTCCTCGCCAGCCCCTCCTCGTCCACATGTCCAGCAACCCACTTGCCAAGCTTCGCGTCACCTATCCTTCCGCATGCCGTGACCACACTCACCAATGTGACCTCATCAAAGGCCACACCAACCTCAAGCATGCCCTTAAACATCTCCACCACCTCCATCCAATCTCC harbors:
- the LOC100283472 gene encoding uncharacterized protein isoform X1 — translated: MAKKKGSAAAAAAMADETDVSSPQGSAPGSEGGGEKEGAFLLGEPTWEDAGGGRWRCAETGHELPEREKEAYARSRACRLALIDHAVAQKKPPLNAFKPHPEHKSKLVCKITGDTINKLEDHIWKHINGKRFLNKLERVEDRMASGEMPDGEPVKSNEVAKKSKSSKKDKKKANVASTSLPREPKPEMADSDDPDFWVPPVGSRWDDDDGKDRWESLPGKPNLAKNEGGSDDDGGDDNDTADKDDAESMELASSRTKRMSIEAAGPRKKKPKKEQ
- the LOC100283472 gene encoding uncharacterized protein LOC100283472, encoding MAKKKGSAAAAAAMADETDVSSPQGSAPGSEGGGEKEGAFLLGEPTWEDAGGGRWRCAETGHELPEREKEAYARSRACRLALIDHAVAQKKPPLNAFKPHPEHKSKLVCKITGDTINKLEDHIWKHINGKRFLNKLERVEDRMASGEMPDGEPVKSNEVAKKSKSSKKDKKKANVASTSLPREPKPEMADSDDPDFWVPPVGSRWDDDDGKDRWESLPGKPNLAKNEGGSDDDGGDDNDTADKDDAESMELASRTKRMSIEAAGPRKKKPKKEQ
- the LOC103641766 gene encoding pentatricopeptide repeat-containing protein At1g08070, chloroplastic; translated protein: MATAVPTAALPTPGRAGPAPPRAPLRADPSYLPQLHAALIKSGELTGSAKSFHSLLEAAAASPTLLPYAVSLFRLGPRPPLSTPCYNVLMRAFLHAGHPEDALHLFIEMLHAASACPADQHTAACALKSCSRMCALDVGRGVQAYAVKRGLVADRFVLSSLIHMYASCGDVAAARLVFDAAEESGVVMWNAIVAAYLKNGDWMEVVEMFKGMLEVGVAFDEVTLVSVVTACGRIGDAKLGKWVAGHVDEEGLARNPKLVTALMDMYAKCGEIGKARRLFDGMQSRDVVAWSAMISGYTQADQCREALGLFSEMQLARVEPNDVTMVSVLSACAVLGALETGKWVHSYVRRKRLSLTTILGTALVDFYAKCGCIDDAVEAFESMPVKNSWTWTALIKGMATNGRGREALELFSSMREAGIEPTDVTFIGVLMACSHSCLVEEGRRHFDSMARDYGIKPRVEHYGCMVDLLGRAGLVDEAYQFIRTMPIEPNAVIWRALLSSCAVHRNVGIGEEALKQIISLNPSHSGDYVLLSNIYASAGQWKDAAMVRKEMKDRGIEKTPGCSLIELDGVVFEFFAEDSDHPELREIYQKVEEMIGRIKVAGYVPNTADVRLEVEEREKEVSVSHHSEKLAIAFGLMKLDPGATIRLSKNLRVCADCHSATKLISKVYDREIVVRDRNIFHHFKDGTCSCNDYW